A section of the Pseudomonas sp. Q1-7 genome encodes:
- a CDS encoding DUF1329 domain-containing protein, whose translation MKTTKSLLQTGALALSLLATSVMAAVSADEAAKLGATLTPLGAEKAGNADGSIPEWTGGLPQSAGTVDARGFLSDPFASEQPLFTITAQNVDQYKDKLTPGQLAMFKRYPDTYKMPVYKTHRTATVPANVIEATQYNATHTKLVEGGNGLEDFRTANPFPIPKDGLEAIWNHITRYRGGSVRRLVTQATPQPNGSYSLVYFQDEFTFRDQLKDYDASKPSNVLFYFKQRVTAPSRLAGNVLLVHETLNQVKEPRLAWLYNAGQRRVRRAPQVSYDGPGTAADGLRTSDNFDMYNGAPDRYDWKLEGKKEIYIPYNSYKLDGPNLKYADIIKAGHINQDLTRYELHRVWHVVATLKPGERHIYAKRDFYIDEDTWQAAAIDHYDGRGTLWRVAEAHAQYYYNNQVPWYTLESLYDLLSGRYLALGMKNEEKQSYDFSYTAGESDYTPAALRQAGVR comes from the coding sequence ATGAAAACAACAAAGAGTCTGCTGCAAACCGGCGCGCTGGCGCTGTCCCTGCTGGCCACCAGCGTCATGGCGGCCGTATCCGCCGATGAAGCGGCCAAGCTGGGCGCCACGCTGACCCCTCTGGGCGCCGAGAAGGCCGGCAACGCCGATGGTTCGATCCCCGAGTGGACCGGCGGCCTGCCGCAGAGTGCCGGCACCGTCGATGCCCGCGGTTTCCTGTCGGACCCCTTCGCCAGCGAGCAACCGCTGTTCACCATCACCGCGCAGAACGTCGACCAGTACAAGGACAAGCTGACCCCTGGCCAACTGGCGATGTTCAAGCGCTACCCCGACACCTACAAGATGCCGGTGTACAAGACCCACCGCACGGCCACCGTTCCGGCCAATGTGATCGAAGCCACCCAGTACAACGCTACCCACACCAAGCTGGTGGAGGGTGGTAACGGCCTGGAGGACTTCCGCACGGCCAACCCGTTCCCGATTCCCAAGGACGGTCTGGAAGCCATCTGGAACCACATCACCCGCTATCGCGGCGGCAGCGTGCGTCGCCTGGTGACCCAGGCGACCCCGCAGCCGAACGGCTCCTACAGCCTGGTGTACTTCCAGGACGAGTTCACCTTCCGCGACCAGCTGAAGGACTACGACGCGAGCAAGCCGAGCAACGTGCTGTTCTACTTCAAGCAGCGAGTGACCGCGCCGTCCCGCCTGGCTGGTAACGTGCTGCTGGTGCACGAGACCCTCAACCAGGTCAAGGAACCGCGCCTGGCCTGGCTCTACAACGCCGGCCAGCGTCGCGTGCGCCGTGCGCCGCAGGTGTCCTACGACGGTCCGGGTACCGCCGCCGACGGCCTGCGTACCTCCGACAACTTCGACATGTACAACGGCGCGCCGGACCGCTACGACTGGAAGCTGGAAGGCAAGAAGGAGATCTACATCCCCTACAACAGCTACAAGCTGGATGGTCCGAACCTGAAGTACGCCGACATCATCAAGGCCGGCCACATCAACCAGGACCTGACCCGCTACGAGCTGCACCGGGTGTGGCATGTGGTGGCGACCCTGAAGCCGGGCGAGCGCCACATCTATGCCAAGCGTGACTTCTACATCGATGAAGACACCTGGCAGGCCGCCGCCATCGACCACTACGACGGTCGCGGTACCCTGTGGCGCGTGGCCGAGGCGCATGCCCAGTACTACTACAACAACCAGGTGCCGTGGTACACGCTGGAAAGCCTCTACGACCTGCTCTCCGGCCGTTACCTGGCCCTGGGCATGAAGAACGAGGAGAAACAGTCCTACGACTTCAGCTATACCGCTGGCGAAAGCGACTACACCCCGGCGGCCCTGCGCCAGGCGGGCGTCCGCTGA
- a CDS encoding LuxR C-terminal-related transcriptional regulator — protein sequence MTVPTRSHAITPTSAHVADARFFRPPRPAGHVPRPRLCERLAAGLDGRLLMLSAPAGFGKSSLASEFCECLPSGWQSLWLSLSPRDSDPGRFLERLLDGLRQFYPGLGDEAMGHLKMRQRHQPFAFEQWLDGLLDEVAERLDANQPLLLVLDDYHLAQNAVLDRCLQFLLNHLPDGWVLLVTSRQRPDWHLARLRLSRHLLELSEQDLRLTEEECLALLSSQGAQLDADDLGGLLQRSEGWVAGLRLWLLAGPGGEQAARGDESLIREYLLEEVIERQPPEVQAFLFETARFERFCAELCDAVRESHDSAAILRHLQAHQVFLVPLDEQGEWFRYHHLFSDLLRARGTSSLSPSGMHLRACRWFSAHGLLDEAVEQALRAGQPDVAASLVQNLSEEQLLANQNIAMLLRWKMDLPDSLLSSTPRLIVLYSLALGLACQLDAAEELAGNLARFLPAPNAVQQRNLLVQWQAISGLIARGRGDIERAEHFCTEALGALPPENYGQRHLCLSLLGNIAVVRGDLWRARGLNREALEMARRGANPLFESLVHYDRARVLQVRGETLRALAEVQQGLERLRGAEVPRACVARARLTLYQGFLFGMRMQHQAARVNLQAGIAEARACRDISLLIGHCALAALEGREGRFAAAFAQLAEAERLMHIWDVPPIYYLAMITLSKCELWLAQGQLELAEAWLPRLAETYAGEGAAAAPEFHPLLPLCIEQQNAALARAQGRMADAEAQLRALLDKAEGLGITHVALGARLQLVSLLRTGREREAVAMLDRALEHLPGGTLLPYRELLEQQPQWLREHLATRSPELVQDLLELLPGAESEAQVDAGTAEALSSRELAVLQLIAQGCSNQEISDRLFISLHTVKSHARHINSKLGVERRTQAVARAKTLGLLR from the coding sequence ATGACCGTACCGACCCGTTCGCACGCCATAACGCCGACCTCCGCCCATGTCGCGGATGCGCGCTTCTTCCGCCCGCCGCGACCCGCCGGCCATGTTCCACGTCCGCGCCTGTGCGAACGGCTTGCCGCCGGTCTCGATGGGCGCCTGCTGATGCTCAGCGCCCCGGCCGGCTTCGGCAAGAGCTCCCTGGCCAGCGAGTTCTGCGAATGCCTGCCGTCCGGCTGGCAGAGCCTCTGGCTCAGCCTGAGCCCGCGCGACAGCGACCCCGGACGCTTTCTCGAACGCCTGCTGGACGGCCTGCGCCAGTTCTATCCGGGGCTGGGCGATGAAGCCATGGGGCACTTGAAGATGCGCCAGCGGCACCAGCCCTTCGCCTTCGAACAGTGGCTGGACGGCCTGCTCGACGAAGTCGCCGAGCGACTGGACGCCAACCAGCCCCTGCTGCTGGTGCTGGACGACTACCACCTGGCGCAGAATGCGGTGCTCGACCGCTGCCTGCAGTTTCTCCTCAACCACCTGCCCGACGGCTGGGTGCTGCTGGTGACCAGTCGCCAGCGCCCGGACTGGCACCTGGCGCGGCTGCGCCTGTCGCGCCACCTGCTGGAGCTGAGCGAGCAGGACCTGCGCCTGACCGAAGAAGAATGCCTGGCCCTGCTCAGCAGCCAGGGCGCCCAGCTCGACGCCGACGATCTCGGAGGCCTGCTGCAGCGCAGCGAAGGCTGGGTTGCCGGCCTGCGCCTGTGGCTGCTCGCCGGTCCCGGAGGCGAACAGGCCGCCCGTGGCGACGAAAGCCTGATTCGCGAATACCTGCTGGAGGAAGTCATCGAGCGCCAGCCGCCCGAGGTCCAGGCCTTCCTCTTCGAGACTGCCCGTTTCGAGCGCTTCTGCGCCGAGCTTTGCGATGCCGTGCGCGAAAGCCACGACAGCGCCGCGATCCTCCGCCACCTGCAGGCCCACCAGGTATTCCTGGTGCCCCTGGACGAGCAGGGCGAGTGGTTCCGCTACCACCACCTGTTCTCTGACCTGCTGCGCGCCCGTGGCACCAGCAGCCTGTCCCCCTCCGGCATGCACCTGCGAGCCTGCCGCTGGTTCAGCGCGCATGGCCTGCTGGATGAAGCGGTGGAACAGGCGCTGCGTGCCGGACAGCCCGATGTGGCGGCCTCGCTGGTGCAGAACCTGTCCGAGGAGCAACTGCTGGCCAACCAGAATATCGCCATGCTGCTGCGCTGGAAGATGGACTTGCCCGATAGTCTGTTGTCCAGCACGCCGCGCCTGATCGTGCTCTACAGCCTGGCCCTGGGCCTGGCCTGCCAGCTGGATGCGGCGGAGGAGCTGGCCGGCAATCTGGCGCGTTTCCTGCCGGCGCCGAATGCCGTGCAGCAGCGCAACCTGCTGGTGCAATGGCAGGCTATCAGCGGCCTGATCGCCCGTGGGCGTGGCGACATTGAGCGCGCCGAGCATTTCTGCACCGAAGCCCTCGGTGCGCTGCCGCCGGAGAACTACGGCCAGCGTCATCTGTGCCTGTCTCTGCTGGGGAATATCGCCGTGGTGCGCGGCGACCTCTGGCGCGCCCGTGGCCTCAACCGCGAGGCCCTGGAAATGGCCCGGCGAGGGGCCAACCCGCTGTTCGAATCCCTGGTCCATTACGACCGGGCCCGCGTCCTGCAGGTGCGCGGTGAAACGCTGCGCGCCCTGGCCGAAGTGCAACAGGGGCTGGAACGCCTGCGTGGCGCGGAGGTCCCCCGCGCCTGCGTGGCCCGGGCACGGCTGACGCTCTACCAGGGCTTCCTGTTCGGCATGCGCATGCAGCATCAGGCCGCGCGGGTCAACCTGCAGGCCGGCATTGCCGAAGCGCGCGCCTGCCGCGACATCAGCTTGTTGATCGGGCACTGCGCCCTGGCTGCACTGGAAGGACGTGAGGGCCGCTTCGCCGCAGCCTTCGCGCAACTGGCCGAAGCCGAGCGGCTGATGCACATCTGGGACGTGCCGCCGATTTACTACCTGGCCATGATTACCCTGTCCAAATGTGAGCTGTGGCTGGCCCAGGGCCAGTTGGAGTTGGCCGAGGCCTGGCTGCCGCGCCTGGCGGAAACCTACGCCGGCGAAGGTGCCGCGGCGGCACCGGAGTTCCATCCTCTGCTGCCGCTGTGCATCGAGCAGCAGAATGCGGCCCTCGCCCGCGCTCAGGGCCGCATGGCGGACGCCGAGGCGCAGCTGCGGGCATTGCTGGACAAGGCCGAAGGACTGGGCATCACGCATGTGGCCCTGGGCGCGCGGCTGCAGCTGGTGAGCCTGCTGCGCACCGGCCGCGAGCGGGAGGCGGTGGCCATGCTCGATCGCGCGCTGGAACATCTGCCCGGCGGCACCTTGCTGCCCTATCGCGAGTTGCTGGAGCAGCAGCCCCAGTGGCTGCGCGAGCACCTGGCGACCCGCTCGCCTGAGCTGGTGCAGGACCTGCTGGAATTGCTGCCGGGCGCCGAGTCCGAGGCGCAGGTGGATGCCGGCACGGCCGAGGCGCTGAGTTCCCGGGAGCTGGCGGTGCTGCAGTTGATCGCCCAGGGCTGCTCCAACCAGGAAATCAGTGATCGCCTGTTTATCTCCCTGCACACGGTGAAAAGCCACGCCCGGCATATCAACAGCAAGCTGGGCGTGGAACGGCGCACTCAGGCGGTGGCCCGGGCCAAGACCCTCGGCCTACTGCGCTGA
- a CDS encoding alpha/beta fold hydrolase, with protein MSASSLPLSPPLAVGFARLGFGSLPLDRLKARYASSDSGSRFIELDGFNVHYRDEGSRDKPALVMIHGVVASLHTWDDWVEAFAPHYRIIRFDVPGFGLTGPKRDGDYSAERMIGVLGLLLDYLGIAKAAIAGNSLGGYIAWNFALSQPQRVDRLVLIDPAGYPMRKVPWMIAAAALPGATLAMPLWMPRALIAQGIKEVYGEPGRIKPGVVDRYYDLSRRPGNRRAMMDIFRVLLKVNREELQGSGQRVAQIKTPTLLLWGEKDRWISPKHVPLWQRDLPGIQVKTYPGVGHIPMEEIPLQSAADAMRFLLG; from the coding sequence ATGTCCGCATCCAGCCTGCCGCTGTCGCCACCGCTCGCCGTCGGTTTTGCCCGCCTGGGCTTCGGCTCCCTGCCGCTCGACCGCCTCAAGGCGCGCTACGCCAGCAGCGACAGCGGTTCGCGTTTCATCGAGCTGGATGGCTTCAACGTCCACTACCGCGATGAAGGCAGTCGCGACAAGCCCGCCCTGGTGATGATCCATGGTGTGGTCGCATCCCTGCACACCTGGGACGACTGGGTCGAGGCCTTCGCTCCCCACTACCGCATCATCCGCTTCGACGTGCCGGGCTTCGGCCTCACCGGGCCCAAGCGCGACGGCGACTATTCGGCCGAGCGCATGATCGGCGTCCTCGGTCTGCTGCTGGATTACCTGGGCATCGCCAAGGCCGCTATCGCCGGCAATTCCCTGGGCGGCTACATCGCCTGGAACTTCGCCCTGTCCCAGCCGCAACGGGTGGACCGGCTGGTACTGATCGACCCGGCCGGCTACCCGATGCGCAAGGTGCCCTGGATGATCGCCGCCGCCGCGCTGCCCGGCGCCACCCTGGCCATGCCGCTGTGGATGCCGCGCGCGCTGATCGCCCAAGGTATCAAGGAGGTATACGGCGAACCGGGGCGGATCAAACCCGGGGTGGTGGACCGCTACTACGACCTGAGCCGCCGGCCGGGCAACCGCCGGGCGATGATGGACATCTTCCGCGTGCTGTTGAAGGTCAACCGCGAGGAACTGCAAGGCAGCGGCCAGCGCGTGGCACAGATCAAGACGCCGACCCTGCTGCTCTGGGGCGAGAAGGACCGCTGGATCTCGCCGAAGCACGTGCCGCTGTGGCAGCGCGACCTACCGGGCATCCAGGTGAAAACTTACCCCGGCGTGGGGCATATCCCCATGGAAGAGATTCCGCTGCAGAGTGCGGCGGATGCGATGCGCTTTCTGTTGGGCTGA